A genomic stretch from Thermoanaerobaculia bacterium includes:
- the murA gene encoding UDP-N-acetylglucosamine 1-carboxyvinyltransferase, with protein MDKFRIEGPSRLEGSVRISGAKNAALPAFAASLLTRDPVRLTNVPKVADLRTMAKLLSRIGARVEFEDGTAILQAESIDTPEAPYDLVKTMRASVLVLGPLLARAGRAKASLPGGCAIGVRPINFHIAAFEKLGARVSLEHGDVEASASRLRGADFFFDQVSVTGTENAMLAAVLADGTTRLENAAREPEVVDLARLLTKMGAKIRGAGESEMTIEGVERLHGAEHAILPDRIEAGTYAVAAAATHGDVRIENADPATLLAPLAKLGEMGIRIAEEPGGFRVTGNGAFDACDLTTAPYPGFPTDLQAQFLALATQATGTSTVTENIFENRFQHVPELARMGARISVEGRRSRVEGPSRLLGASVMATDLRASASLVIAGLAAEGTTVVDRIYHLDRGYDRMEEKLNALGARIERIR; from the coding sequence GTGGACAAGTTCCGGATCGAGGGACCCTCCCGCCTGGAAGGCTCGGTGCGGATCTCGGGGGCGAAGAATGCCGCGCTGCCGGCGTTCGCCGCGTCTCTCCTCACCCGCGACCCCGTCCGCCTCACGAACGTTCCGAAGGTCGCCGACCTCCGCACGATGGCGAAGCTCCTGTCCCGGATCGGCGCGCGGGTCGAATTCGAGGACGGAACCGCGATCCTGCAGGCGGAGTCGATCGACACGCCCGAGGCGCCCTACGACCTCGTCAAGACGATGCGGGCGTCCGTCCTCGTGCTCGGGCCGCTCCTCGCCCGCGCCGGACGCGCGAAGGCCTCTCTTCCCGGAGGCTGTGCGATCGGCGTCCGGCCGATCAATTTCCACATCGCGGCGTTCGAGAAGCTCGGCGCGCGCGTGTCTCTCGAGCACGGCGACGTCGAGGCCTCGGCGAGCCGGCTGCGCGGCGCCGATTTCTTCTTCGACCAGGTGTCGGTGACGGGCACCGAGAACGCGATGCTCGCGGCGGTGCTCGCCGACGGGACGACCCGCCTCGAGAATGCGGCTCGCGAACCCGAGGTCGTCGATCTGGCCCGCCTCCTCACGAAGATGGGGGCGAAGATCCGGGGCGCGGGGGAAAGCGAGATGACCATCGAGGGGGTCGAACGGCTCCACGGAGCCGAGCATGCGATCCTCCCGGACCGCATCGAGGCCGGAACGTACGCGGTCGCGGCCGCGGCGACGCACGGCGACGTCCGGATCGAGAACGCCGACCCGGCCACCCTGCTCGCCCCGCTGGCGAAGCTCGGCGAGATGGGAATCCGGATCGCCGAGGAACCGGGCGGATTCCGGGTGACGGGAAACGGCGCGTTCGACGCGTGCGACCTGACGACCGCGCCCTATCCGGGTTTTCCGACCGACCTGCAGGCCCAGTTCCTGGCTCTCGCGACGCAGGCGACGGGCACCTCGACGGTCACGGAAAACATCTTCGAGAACCGCTTCCAGCACGTTCCCGAGCTCGCGCGGATGGGCGCTCGGATCTCCGTCGAGGGGCGGCGGTCCCGCGTCGAGGGCCCCTCGCGGCTCCTCGGCGCTTCCGTGATGGCGACCGATCTCCGCGCCTCGGCTTCGCTCGTGATCGCCGGACTCGCCGCCGAGGGGACGACCGTCGTCGACCGCATCTACCACCTCGACCGCGGCTACGACCGGATGGAGGAGAAACTGAACGCGCTCGGAGCGCGAATCGAGAGGATCCGATGA
- the prmC gene encoding peptide chain release factor N(5)-glutamine methyltransferase produces the protein MTAPAFTDAADSMTTVARLTGDRAGADPDRRRDARILLAHLLGLASPGALDPGRVVDPDAEGRFVSLWRRRESGEPLQYILGEWDFYGRTFRVDPRALIPRPETEHLVEEARREAPSPRRIVDLGCGSGILAVTLALEFPAAFVVGIDRSVAALALARENVRRHGVERRAALAASDWLASVAPARFDLAVSNPPYVASSDRSGLPSSVRDFEPAEALFAGADGLSEIRRLLAAAPAAVVSGGAFLFEIGFGQVDAVRRAVAERPEWEWRRVVDDLAGIPRVAVLRRA, from the coding sequence TGCGGCGGATTCGATGACGACGGTCGCGCGCCTCACGGGCGACCGCGCCGGCGCGGACCCGGACCGCCGCCGCGACGCCCGGATCCTGCTCGCCCATCTCCTCGGCCTGGCCTCCCCCGGCGCGCTCGACCCGGGACGCGTCGTCGATCCGGACGCCGAGGGGCGCTTCGTGTCGCTCTGGCGCCGACGCGAGTCGGGCGAGCCGCTCCAGTACATCCTCGGCGAATGGGACTTCTACGGCCGGACGTTCCGGGTCGACCCGCGCGCGCTCATCCCGCGGCCGGAGACCGAGCACCTCGTCGAGGAGGCGCGCCGGGAGGCGCCTTCGCCGCGGCGGATCGTCGACCTCGGCTGCGGTTCCGGCATCCTCGCCGTCACCCTGGCGCTCGAGTTCCCGGCCGCGTTCGTCGTCGGGATCGACCGGTCGGTCGCCGCGCTCGCGCTCGCGCGCGAGAACGTCCGCCGTCACGGCGTCGAGCGTCGCGCCGCTCTCGCGGCGTCCGACTGGCTCGCTTCCGTCGCTCCCGCACGGTTCGATCTCGCCGTCTCCAATCCCCCTTACGTGGCCTCGTCCGACCGGAGCGGACTCCCCTCGTCCGTCCGGGACTTCGAGCCGGCGGAGGCGCTCTTCGCCGGCGCGGACGGGCTCTCGGAGATCCGCCGGCTCCTCGCCGCGGCCCCCGCCGCCGTCGTCTCCGGCGGCGCGTTCCTGTTCGAGATCGGTTTCGGCCAGGTCGACGCCGTCCGCCGGGCCGTGGCGGAACGGCCGGAATGGGAGTGGCGGCGGGTGGTCGACGATCTCGCGGGCATCCCGCGAGTCGCCGTGCTGAGACGGGCATGA
- a CDS encoding histidine triad nucleotide-binding protein produces MSDCLFCGIVSGRVPSKKVFEDDATFAFEDIAPRAPTHVLIVPRRHIDTIGAADDEALVGRVFLTAARIARERGLESYRLVVNNGEGAGQTVFHLHVHLLGGRPMSWPPG; encoded by the coding sequence ATGAGCGATTGCCTGTTCTGCGGAATCGTGTCCGGCCGCGTGCCGTCGAAGAAGGTGTTCGAGGACGATGCGACATTCGCGTTCGAGGACATCGCCCCCCGGGCCCCGACGCACGTGCTGATCGTTCCTCGGCGGCACATCGACACGATCGGCGCGGCCGACGACGAGGCGCTCGTCGGACGCGTGTTCCTGACCGCCGCGCGGATCGCGCGCGAACGCGGCCTCGAGAGCTACCGGCTGGTGGTCAACAACGGCGAGGGCGCGGGACAGACGGTGTTTCACCTGCACGTGCACCTGCTCGGGGGGAGGCCGATGTCCTGGCCTCCCGGGTAG
- a CDS encoding protein kinase, with product MLTRGEKLGPYEIVAPLASGGMGDVYRAHDPRLERSVAIKVLPERLAKDPEAAARFAREARTVAALSHPHILAIHDFGLEGGLAYAVTELLEGETLRRRLDRGPLPLALVRENALAIAAALGAAHEKGIVHRDVKPENVFLTRDGGLKILDFGVAKASEAPKPEKGASGADTEPGVLVGTIGYMSPEQVRCEPVDPRSDLFSFGCVLYEMITGARAFRKATPADTLAAILNDEPPPIDRRATGCPAELARLVEHCLRKEREARFQSARDLAFALETAAGDTRAPRRESRRPAIASVAILPFAGPENEPAREYLADGLTEDLINAVASRAKARVIARSSVFRWKSAAADPREIGRELGVSAVVTGRVAAREGDLDVFAELVDAEDGAQLWGGRFRRPAADLLALEEEIADAIVRRIGARARGRSRPKAARRPSASEAYDLYLRGRFEWNRRTEDGFEKALALFDEAIRRDPGLALAYAGIADAYVFLGGYGHLAPEIAYPRSRAAAEKALSIASSAEAHNSLASVLHRFAWDFAGAEREFRLALADNPAHATAHHWYGLFLLTMGRFDEAWEEIERASALDPLSLVVREDRGYFHHCRRDYADAERVFRGIAESDPAFLPARFDLGIALVERGDLADGISEIRGAVSAAGERPRAVATLAWALAAAGEKDEARALLRGLAAPAFSVALVHTALGETDAAFAELGRAIDRREDAAVSLLVNPRVDALRGDSRFDALLRRVGFPKRARTADSTPERE from the coding sequence GTGCTGACCCGCGGCGAAAAGCTCGGACCGTACGAGATCGTCGCGCCGCTCGCCTCGGGCGGAATGGGGGACGTGTATCGGGCGCACGATCCCCGGCTCGAGCGTTCCGTCGCGATCAAGGTCCTCCCCGAGCGCCTCGCGAAGGATCCCGAGGCGGCGGCGAGGTTCGCGCGGGAAGCGCGGACCGTGGCGGCGCTCTCGCATCCTCACATCCTCGCCATCCACGATTTCGGGCTCGAGGGGGGGCTCGCGTACGCGGTCACCGAGCTCCTCGAAGGGGAAACGCTTCGCCGGCGTCTCGACCGCGGTCCCCTCCCGCTGGCGCTCGTTCGCGAGAACGCGCTCGCGATCGCCGCCGCCCTCGGCGCCGCGCACGAGAAGGGAATCGTGCACCGCGACGTGAAACCCGAGAACGTCTTCCTCACCCGCGACGGGGGGCTCAAGATCCTCGACTTCGGCGTCGCGAAAGCCTCGGAGGCGCCGAAGCCCGAGAAGGGCGCCTCCGGGGCCGACACCGAACCGGGCGTCCTCGTGGGAACCATCGGGTACATGTCCCCCGAGCAGGTCCGGTGCGAGCCGGTCGATCCGCGAAGCGACCTCTTCTCGTTCGGGTGCGTCCTGTACGAGATGATCACCGGCGCCCGCGCGTTCCGGAAGGCGACGCCGGCGGACACGCTCGCGGCGATCCTGAACGACGAGCCCCCGCCGATCGATCGCCGCGCGACCGGCTGCCCCGCGGAGCTCGCGCGGCTCGTGGAGCATTGTCTCCGGAAGGAGCGGGAGGCGCGGTTCCAGTCGGCGCGCGACCTGGCGTTCGCGCTCGAGACCGCGGCCGGCGACACCCGCGCGCCGCGCCGGGAGTCGCGGCGCCCGGCGATCGCCTCCGTCGCGATCCTTCCGTTCGCCGGACCCGAGAACGAACCGGCGCGCGAATACCTGGCCGACGGGCTGACCGAAGACCTGATCAACGCGGTCGCGAGCCGCGCGAAGGCGCGCGTGATCGCCCGAAGCTCGGTTTTCCGCTGGAAATCGGCCGCCGCGGATCCGCGGGAGATCGGACGCGAGCTGGGCGTGTCCGCCGTCGTGACGGGGCGCGTCGCCGCCCGCGAGGGCGACCTCGACGTCTTCGCCGAGCTCGTCGACGCGGAGGATGGCGCGCAGCTCTGGGGCGGGCGGTTCCGCCGGCCCGCGGCCGACCTCCTCGCCCTCGAAGAGGAAATCGCCGACGCCATCGTCCGGCGGATCGGCGCCCGGGCCCGCGGCCGCTCCCGGCCGAAAGCCGCGCGGCGGCCTTCCGCGTCGGAGGCCTACGACCTCTACCTGCGCGGCCGGTTCGAATGGAATCGGCGGACGGAGGACGGCTTCGAGAAAGCGCTCGCGCTCTTCGATGAGGCGATCCGGCGGGATCCGGGACTCGCCCTCGCCTACGCCGGAATCGCCGACGCGTACGTCTTCCTCGGGGGGTACGGGCACCTCGCGCCGGAGATCGCCTACCCGCGCTCGCGGGCGGCGGCGGAGAAGGCGCTTTCGATCGCGAGTTCCGCGGAAGCGCACAACTCCCTCGCGAGCGTCCTCCACCGGTTCGCCTGGGACTTCGCGGGCGCCGAACGGGAGTTCCGGCTCGCCCTCGCGGACAACCCGGCCCACGCGACCGCGCATCACTGGTACGGCCTGTTCCTCCTGACGATGGGCCGCTTCGACGAGGCCTGGGAAGAGATCGAACGGGCGTCGGCCCTCGACCCGCTCTCGCTCGTGGTCCGCGAGGATCGCGGCTATTTCCACCACTGCCGCCGGGACTACGCCGACGCGGAGCGGGTCTTCCGCGGAATCGCGGAGAGCGACCCCGCGTTCCTCCCCGCCCGTTTCGATCTCGGGATCGCCCTGGTGGAGCGCGGAGACCTCGCGGACGGAATCTCCGAGATCCGCGGCGCCGTCTCCGCCGCGGGAGAGCGGCCGCGCGCCGTCGCGACGCTCGCCTGGGCTCTGGCGGCCGCGGGCGAGAAGGACGAGGCGCGCGCGCTGCTGCGCGGGCTGGCCGCGCCCGCCTTCTCCGTCGCGCTCGTCCACACCGCGCTCGGGGAGACCGACGCCGCCTTCGCGGAGCTCGGCCGGGCGATCGACCGCCGCGAAGACGCGGCCGTCTCTCTCCTCGTCAATCCCCGCGTGGACGCGCTCCGCGGCGACTCCCGTTTCGACGCGCTCCTGCGCCGCGTCGGCTTCCCGAAGCGCGCGCGAACCGCGGACAGCACCCCGGAACGGGAATAA